The Phycisphaeraceae bacterium genome has a window encoding:
- a CDS encoding ABC transporter permease has protein sequence MLEQTLAIVRNTFFESIRQPIVLVLLIAATLLLIIANVTSTFTMADDQKMLIDIGLATVFAFGALLAAFIASNVLTREIENRTVLTVVSKPVGRPLFVIGKYLGVALAILVASAYMAFVFMLVERHGVLQTTRDPYHYPVIVFGLVAALIAISVSVWCNYFYGKVFASTMVLTATPLAGLAYLLSLLFKHDFTFVANLPREFNANLWKGIIVLVTANMVLTAVAITVSTRANQVMTVVVTLFLFVGGMMSDHLFGSRLFLREQAVAMNRAVAEDEAVRLNVNLKIVRVDGIETGGQREIIVVNDQTYRELTANQRADLLSGARSPAELGLRTPDFAFVWSHLRTFGEKFRYLLGRFGYAVMPNFQVLWLSDAVTQDHVIPTTYVVRVLNYAALVIVAILSVAVILFQRREVG, from the coding sequence ATGCTTGAACAGACGCTCGCCATCGTCCGCAACACGTTCTTCGAGAGCATCCGCCAGCCGATCGTGCTGGTGCTGCTGATCGCCGCCACTCTGCTGCTCATCATCGCCAACGTCACATCGACCTTCACCATGGCGGATGACCAGAAGATGCTCATCGACATCGGGCTGGCGACGGTGTTCGCCTTCGGGGCCCTGCTGGCGGCCTTCATCGCCTCCAACGTGCTGACGCGTGAGATCGAGAACCGCACGGTGCTGACGGTGGTCTCCAAGCCGGTGGGACGCCCCCTGTTCGTCATCGGCAAGTACCTGGGCGTGGCCCTGGCCATTCTGGTCGCCTCGGCGTACATGGCCTTCGTCTTCATGCTGGTGGAGCGGCACGGGGTTCTGCAGACCACGCGCGACCCGTACCACTACCCGGTCATCGTCTTCGGACTGGTCGCGGCCTTGATCGCCATCTCGGTGAGCGTGTGGTGCAACTACTTCTACGGCAAGGTGTTCGCCAGCACCATGGTGCTGACCGCCACTCCCCTGGCCGGCCTGGCCTACCTGCTGTCGCTGCTGTTCAAGCACGACTTCACGTTCGTCGCCAACCTGCCGCGAGAGTTCAACGCCAACCTGTGGAAGGGCATCATTGTGCTGGTGACCGCCAACATGGTGCTCACCGCGGTGGCCATCACCGTCTCCACCCGCGCCAACCAGGTGATGACTGTGGTCGTCACGCTCTTTCTGTTCGTCGGGGGAATGATGTCGGACCATCTGTTCGGCAGCCGCCTCTTCCTCCGGGAGCAGGCGGTTGCGATGAACCGCGCCGTGGCCGAGGACGAAGCGGTGCGCCTGAACGTGAACCTCAAGATCGTGCGCGTGGACGGCATCGAGACGGGCGGCCAGCGCGAAATCATCGTCGTCAACGATCAGACGTACCGTGAACTGACCGCCAACCAGCGGGCGGACCTTCTCTCCGGCGCCCGCTCCCCCGCGGAGCTGGGGCTGCGGACGCCCGACTTCGCCTTCGTCTGGAGTCATCTGCGAACCTTCGGAGAGAAGTTCCGCTACCTGCTGGGGCGATTCGGGTACGCCGTCATGCCCAACTTCCAGGTGCTCTGGCTGTCCGACGCGGTGACGCAGGACCACGTCATCCCCACCACGTACGTGGTGCGGGTGCTCAACTACGCGGCGCTGGTGATCGTGGCCATTCTCTCGGTCGCGGTCATCCTGTTCCAGCGACGCGAAGTAGGGTGA
- a CDS encoding aminoacyl-tRNA hydrolase, giving the protein MKLVVGLGNPGPEYDGTRHNVGFEVLDRLARRFAPEATARSRFHGACKEAELGGQRVLLLKPTTYMNRSGLAVAEAVRFHKIDHTVDLLVVVDDVALECGVIRLRPEGSAGGHNGLSDVERLLGTSVYPRLRIGIDGPGQIPQKDYVLGRFRPDQRERLEPALDAATDAVVCWARFGIQEAMNRYNRRNTA; this is encoded by the coding sequence ATGAAACTGGTCGTCGGACTGGGCAATCCCGGACCCGAGTACGACGGAACCCGGCACAACGTCGGGTTCGAGGTGCTCGATCGACTGGCGCGACGCTTCGCGCCAGAGGCGACCGCGCGCTCACGCTTTCACGGGGCGTGCAAGGAGGCGGAACTGGGGGGTCAGCGCGTTCTGCTCCTCAAGCCCACCACCTACATGAATCGCTCGGGTCTGGCCGTGGCCGAGGCCGTGCGCTTCCACAAGATCGACCACACCGTCGATCTGCTGGTGGTGGTGGACGATGTGGCGCTGGAGTGCGGGGTCATCCGGCTCAGGCCGGAGGGTTCGGCGGGCGGACACAACGGGCTCTCCGACGTGGAGCGCCTGCTGGGTACGTCCGTCTACCCTCGGCTGCGCATCGGGATCGACGGTCCGGGCCAGATCCCGCAGAAGGACTACGTGCTGGGGCGCTTCCGCCCCGATCAGCGCGAGCGACTGGAGCCCGCGCTGGACGCCGCGACCGACGCCGTGGTGTGCTGGGCGCGTTTCGGCATTCAGGAAGCCATGAATCGTTACAACCGCAGGAACACCGCTTAG
- a CDS encoding STAS domain-containing protein, producing the protein MPSSYTTLRLTTDQSVTILTMLDRRLVEPEHVQRVSGELNEAIKAAPHPVVVINFEKTEFLSSSMLGAIVVAQALVEDRRGRLALCGLTPDLRKLFKMMRLDSRVTIHDTRDDAVEALSP; encoded by the coding sequence ATGCCCTCGTCCTACACCACGCTGCGCCTGACGACGGATCAATCCGTGACGATTCTGACCATGCTCGACCGGCGCCTGGTGGAGCCGGAGCACGTGCAGCGCGTCTCCGGCGAACTGAACGAGGCGATCAAGGCCGCCCCGCACCCCGTGGTCGTCATCAACTTCGAGAAGACGGAGTTCCTGTCCTCGTCCATGCTGGGGGCGATCGTGGTGGCCCAGGCGCTGGTCGAGGATCGTCGGGGGCGTCTGGCCCTGTGCGGGTTGACGCCCGATCTGAGAAAACTGTTCAAGATGATGCGTCTGGATTCGCGCGTCACCATTCACGACACGCGGGATGACGCGGTCGAGGCGCTGTCTCCCTGA
- a CDS encoding ribose-phosphate pyrophosphokinase: MSAADRDVLKIFAGRAGRALAQAMCDHLELPLGKASVETFPDGEVIVKVDEDVRGRDCFVVQSTSDPVNANLMELLIFIDCLRRASAKRITAVIPYYGYARQDRKDEGRVPITAKLVANLITAAGADRVLCMDLHAAQIQGFFDIPVDHLAAAPVFFQYFVDHRPDYGDLVLVSPDVGNVKVAKGFATMLDADLAIIDKRRVSGDRVASSTLIGDVRGRTVLMFDDLISTAGTVCEAARLVMEQGATDVIAAATHAVMVGLALERLNESPISQVIVTDTIPNGERLKPIQHKLQILSVAHLLGQAVHRIHHDMSISALFREIGATKR, translated from the coding sequence ATGAGCGCCGCCGACCGCGATGTGCTGAAGATCTTCGCCGGTCGCGCGGGGCGCGCCCTGGCGCAGGCCATGTGCGATCACCTCGAACTGCCCCTGGGCAAGGCCAGCGTGGAGACCTTCCCGGACGGCGAAGTGATCGTGAAGGTGGATGAGGACGTGCGCGGCCGGGATTGCTTCGTGGTGCAATCCACCAGCGACCCCGTCAACGCCAACCTGATGGAGCTGCTCATCTTCATCGACTGCCTGCGGCGGGCCAGCGCCAAGCGCATCACCGCGGTGATTCCCTATTACGGGTACGCGCGGCAGGACCGCAAGGACGAGGGCCGCGTGCCCATCACCGCCAAGCTGGTGGCGAACCTCATCACCGCCGCTGGGGCGGATCGCGTGCTGTGCATGGACCTGCACGCGGCGCAGATCCAGGGGTTCTTCGACATTCCCGTCGATCATCTGGCCGCGGCGCCGGTGTTCTTCCAGTACTTCGTCGATCACCGGCCCGACTACGGCGACCTGGTGCTGGTCAGCCCGGACGTGGGCAATGTGAAGGTGGCCAAGGGCTTCGCCACCATGCTTGACGCCGACCTGGCCATCATCGACAAGCGCCGCGTCTCGGGCGACCGCGTCGCCAGCAGCACGCTGATCGGCGATGTGCGGGGGCGCACCGTGCTCATGTTCGACGACCTGATCTCCACCGCCGGCACGGTGTGCGAGGCGGCTCGCCTGGTGATGGAGCAGGGCGCCACGGACGTGATCGCCGCCGCCACCCACGCCGTCATGGTCGGTCTGGCGCTGGAGCGGCTCAACGAGTCTCCCATCAGCCAGGTCATCGTGACCGACACGATTCCCAACGGCGAGCGGCTCAAGCCGATCCAGCACAAGCTTCAGATTCTCTCGGTGGCGCACCTGCTGGGGCAGGCGGTCCACCGCATTCACCACGACATGTCCATTTCCGCGCTGTTCCGCGAGATCGGCGCCACCAAGCGATAG
- the rpsF gene encoding 30S ribosomal protein S6, with amino-acid sequence MTTEATRIDTYEGLFLFPQAAAADLGATVDHVKEILRRADAEVLALTKWDERRLAYDIRGNKRGLYLLAYFKAPRHKLAGLERDCNLSERMLRSLVIRADHVTPEQIKLADGREKLADEIKLRAKEAAKAAAEGATVTAVAQVEESAEA; translated from the coding sequence ATGACCACAGAAGCAACACGCATCGACACGTACGAGGGGCTTTTCCTCTTCCCGCAGGCGGCCGCGGCCGACCTGGGCGCCACGGTGGATCACGTGAAGGAGATTCTCCGCCGGGCCGACGCCGAGGTGCTCGCGCTCACCAAGTGGGACGAGCGTCGACTGGCCTACGACATCCGTGGCAACAAGCGCGGGCTGTATCTGCTGGCCTACTTCAAGGCCCCCCGCCACAAGCTGGCCGGGCTGGAACGCGACTGCAACCTGTCGGAGCGCATGCTCCGATCGCTGGTCATTCGCGCGGACCACGTGACGCCCGAGCAGATCAAGCTGGCCGACGGCCGCGAGAAGCTGGCTGACGAGATCAAGCTGCGGGCCAAGGAAGCGGCCAAGGCCGCCGCGGAGGGCGCCACGGTGACGGCCGTCGCCCAGGTGGAGGAGTCCGCCGAGGCCTGA
- the rplI gene encoding 50S ribosomal protein L9, protein MAKKSLELLLIENVENLGIVGDVVKVRSGYARNFLLPHGLAEAPTKKRLAELQERRKRVQEELAQQRQARVALHARMAGLEVRITRSCNDQGMLYGSVSQRDISDALIEAGYDVPIRAVRLGQPIKRVGDYHVPIQFERDLRCDITLHVDPDHAIGEEREEMEFDNEGNLIRNPKPKADKGAESAEESPAADKAKPDKPAKGRSSAEPEAEAKPAKAARKKDKAAAE, encoded by the coding sequence ATGGCCAAGAAGTCACTTGAACTGCTCCTGATCGAAAACGTCGAGAATCTGGGCATCGTGGGCGACGTCGTCAAGGTCCGCAGCGGCTACGCCCGCAACTTTCTGCTGCCGCACGGGCTGGCCGAAGCGCCCACCAAGAAGCGGCTCGCGGAACTGCAGGAGCGCCGCAAGCGCGTGCAGGAGGAACTGGCTCAGCAGCGCCAGGCGCGCGTGGCCCTGCATGCCCGCATGGCGGGGCTGGAGGTCCGCATCACGCGATCGTGCAACGATCAGGGCATGCTCTACGGCTCTGTGTCGCAGCGCGACATCTCCGACGCCCTCATCGAGGCCGGGTACGACGTGCCCATCCGCGCCGTCCGTCTCGGTCAGCCCATCAAGCGCGTGGGCGACTACCACGTGCCCATCCAGTTTGAGCGCGACCTGCGCTGCGACATCACGCTCCATGTCGATCCGGATCACGCCATCGGCGAGGAGCGCGAGGAGATGGAGTTCGACAACGAGGGCAACCTGATCCGCAATCCCAAGCCGAAGGCCGACAAGGGGGCCGAGTCCGCCGAGGAATCCCCCGCCGCGGACAAGGCCAAGCCGGACAAGCCCGCCAAGGGCCGGTCGTCCGCCGAGCCCGAAGCGGAGGCCAAGCCGGCCAAGGCCGCTCGCAAGAAGGACAAGGCCGCCGCGGAATGA
- a CDS encoding TIM barrel protein, which yields MNRRNFLSTAAAVGSATVVTGVGSSPSVAQSAVQRGGPFKLKYAPHFGMFRNHAGDDLVDQLKFAADEGFSAWEDNGMAGRSVEEQERLAKAMTDLGIMMGVFVVNMGTAWGQTLASGKQDAREKFVEECRKAVEVAQRVNATWMTVVPGTTVPRLEMDYQTANVVECLRRGAEIFEPHGLVMVLEPLNPWRDHPGMFLTGVPQAFNICRAVNSPACKILDDLYHQQITEGNLIPNIDLAWSEIAYFQMGDNPGRAEPTTGEINYRNIFRHIHRKGFTGVMGMEHGNSRGGKEGERAVIDAYRACDDF from the coding sequence ATGAACCGCCGCAATTTTCTGTCAACCGCCGCCGCCGTCGGTTCCGCCACCGTGGTGACGGGCGTGGGTTCTTCCCCCTCGGTCGCTCAGTCCGCAGTTCAACGTGGTGGTCCGTTCAAACTCAAGTACGCGCCGCACTTCGGCATGTTCCGCAACCACGCTGGAGACGACCTGGTGGATCAGCTCAAGTTCGCGGCGGACGAGGGCTTCTCCGCCTGGGAGGACAACGGCATGGCGGGCCGATCCGTGGAGGAGCAGGAGCGGCTGGCCAAGGCCATGACAGACCTGGGGATCATGATGGGCGTGTTCGTGGTCAACATGGGGACCGCATGGGGGCAGACGCTCGCCAGCGGCAAGCAGGATGCCCGCGAGAAGTTCGTCGAGGAGTGCCGCAAGGCGGTGGAGGTGGCCCAGCGAGTCAACGCAACCTGGATGACGGTGGTGCCGGGCACGACCGTGCCCCGGCTGGAGATGGACTATCAGACCGCCAACGTGGTCGAGTGCCTGCGGCGCGGGGCGGAAATCTTCGAGCCGCACGGGCTGGTGATGGTGCTCGAGCCGCTCAACCCGTGGCGCGATCATCCCGGCATGTTCCTGACGGGGGTTCCCCAGGCCTTCAACATCTGCCGCGCCGTCAACAGCCCCGCCTGCAAGATTCTTGACGATCTGTATCACCAGCAGATCACCGAGGGAAACCTGATTCCCAATATCGACCTGGCGTGGAGCGAAATCGCCTACTTCCAGATGGGTGACAACCCCGGCCGTGCCGAGCCGACCACGGGTGAGATCAACTACCGAAACATCTTCCGCCACATTCACCGCAAGGGATTCACCGGCGTGATGGGCATGGAGCACGGCAACAGCCGGGGCGGCAAGGAAGGCGAAAGGGCGGTGATCGACGCCTACCGCGCGTGCGACGACTTCTGA
- a CDS encoding single-stranded DNA-binding protein — MAGNFNKVFLMGNLTRDPEVRVTPNNFTVCKFGLAVNRYWFDKNANERREEVTFVDCEAWGRTAENIGKFFAKGRPIFIEGRLRLDQWEDKEGGKRSRLLVVAEEFQFVDSKGGGSSGGGPEGGSSRPVARAAAPAAGDYGAAHEPIAEDDIPF; from the coding sequence ATGGCCGGCAACTTCAACAAGGTCTTCCTCATGGGCAACCTCACGCGCGATCCCGAGGTGCGCGTCACGCCCAACAACTTCACCGTGTGCAAGTTCGGCCTGGCGGTCAACCGCTACTGGTTCGACAAGAACGCCAATGAACGCCGCGAGGAAGTGACCTTCGTCGATTGCGAGGCGTGGGGCCGCACCGCGGAGAACATCGGCAAGTTCTTCGCCAAGGGGCGTCCCATCTTCATTGAGGGTCGTCTGCGACTGGACCAGTGGGAGGACAAGGAAGGCGGCAAACGTTCACGGCTGCTGGTCGTCGCCGAGGAGTTTCAGTTCGTCGACTCCAAGGGTGGCGGCTCAAGTGGCGGCGGACCGGAAGGTGGATCATCCCGTCCTGTCGCCCGTGCCGCGGCTCCCGCCGCCGGCGACTACGGCGCCGCGCACGAACCCATCGCCGAGGACGATATCCCGTTCTAA
- the speB gene encoding agmatinase, with protein MARKTTRSTSSPRSAKKPVRRASAKRAASGRNGASAAGRRQKTASAVAPTARYPDFLAIEPRYTGRDTSAVSIIPVPYDETSTYHKGADRGPRALLEASGTVEFYDIPTGTEMYRRGIHTEPPIEDKGPPERLADLVEQRVNGALDRAQLPVVLGGEHSVSIGAIRACARRHRGMSVLQIDAHGDTRESYMGSTHNHACVMARAREWCPIVQVGIRAFDAEETRSMDRARVFFAHEIAGSPDRSWMDRVVDLLTDDVYLTIDLDGLDPSIMPATGTPEPGGLDWYEVNELIRRVVARRRIVAFDVVELLPTAGLHSCDFIAAKLVYRILSEIFAGR; from the coding sequence ATGGCACGCAAGACAACGCGATCCACATCGTCTCCCAGGTCCGCCAAGAAGCCCGTCCGCCGCGCTTCCGCGAAACGCGCCGCGTCCGGACGGAACGGCGCATCAGCCGCCGGGCGACGGCAGAAAACAGCGTCCGCAGTCGCGCCGACGGCGCGCTACCCGGACTTCCTGGCCATCGAGCCGCGCTACACCGGACGTGACACTTCGGCCGTGTCCATCATCCCCGTGCCGTATGACGAAACAAGCACCTACCACAAGGGTGCGGATCGCGGGCCTCGCGCCCTGCTGGAGGCGTCGGGCACGGTTGAGTTCTACGACATTCCCACCGGGACGGAGATGTACCGACGGGGCATCCACACCGAACCGCCCATCGAGGACAAGGGGCCGCCGGAGCGCCTGGCCGACCTGGTGGAGCAGCGCGTCAACGGCGCGCTGGACCGGGCGCAACTTCCGGTCGTACTGGGAGGCGAGCACTCCGTCTCGATCGGCGCGATCCGCGCCTGCGCCAGACGCCATCGGGGCATGTCGGTGCTGCAGATCGACGCGCACGGCGACACCCGCGAATCCTACATGGGGTCGACGCACAACCACGCCTGCGTCATGGCCCGCGCCCGTGAGTGGTGCCCCATCGTGCAGGTGGGCATCCGCGCCTTCGACGCCGAGGAGACGCGATCCATGGATCGCGCCCGCGTCTTCTTCGCCCACGAGATCGCCGGCAGCCCTGATCGGTCGTGGATGGACCGCGTGGTCGATCTGCTCACCGATGACGTGTACCTGACCATCGACTTGGATGGTCTCGACCCGTCGATCATGCCCGCCACGGGCACGCCCGAGCCGGGGGGGCTGGACTGGTACGAGGTGAACGAACTGATCCGCCGCGTGGTCGCGCGTCGGCGCATCGTGGCCTTTGACGTGGTGGAGCTGCTGCCCACGGCGGGTCTGCACTCATGCGACTTCATCGCGGCCAAGCTGGTCTACCGGATCCTGAGCGAAATCTTCGCGGGGCGGTAA
- a CDS encoding NTP transferase domain-containing protein, translating into MQHTQPSSRQTSSRRVAGVILAAGKGTRMPGDLPKVAHLVADRPMVAWVVDAVREVGADPIVLIVGYRQEVIRSLVQGDDDIVFAVQSEQLGTAHAVESARSVLAGFDGDVFVLAGDGPLIRPETLRTLLERHRSTGAAATLATSVIPDPTGYGRIVRDPAGRFEQIVEHKNATPEQRAIREVNPSYYCFDARRLFDALPRVSRDAVSGEYYLTDVPALLKREGRRVEVIDAVPPEDVLSINTEPQRQEVERILQQRLEVPR; encoded by the coding sequence GTGCAGCACACTCAACCATCATCCCGACAGACGAGCAGCCGCCGGGTCGCGGGGGTCATCCTCGCCGCCGGCAAGGGTACGCGCATGCCGGGCGACCTGCCCAAGGTGGCGCACCTGGTGGCCGACCGGCCGATGGTGGCGTGGGTGGTGGACGCGGTGAGGGAGGTTGGCGCCGATCCGATCGTGCTCATCGTCGGGTATCGGCAGGAGGTCATCCGCTCGCTGGTCCAGGGCGATGACGACATCGTGTTCGCGGTTCAATCCGAACAACTCGGCACCGCCCACGCCGTGGAGAGCGCCCGCTCCGTGCTGGCGGGCTTCGATGGCGACGTGTTCGTGCTGGCCGGCGACGGACCGCTGATCCGCCCGGAGACGCTTCGCACCCTGCTGGAGCGACATCGCTCCACCGGCGCGGCGGCCACGCTGGCCACCTCCGTCATCCCCGACCCCACGGGCTACGGGCGGATCGTGCGCGACCCGGCGGGACGCTTCGAGCAGATCGTGGAGCACAAGAACGCCACGCCCGAGCAGCGAGCCATCCGCGAGGTCAACCCCAGTTACTACTGCTTCGACGCCCGCCGACTCTTCGACGCTCTCCCTCGCGTATCGCGCGACGCCGTGTCGGGTGAGTATTACCTGACGGACGTGCCGGCGCTTCTCAAGCGCGAAGGGCGCCGTGTGGAAGTGATCGACGCGGTGCCGCCAGAGGACGTGCTGTCCATCAACACCGAGCCGCAGCGACAGGAAGTGGAGCGGATTCTGCAGCAGCGTCTGGAGGTGCCGCGATGA
- a CDS encoding 50S ribosomal protein L25, protein MAHETPTITAHTRDRLGTRYARRLRSAGRLPAVIYGHQQDPISVSVDEKETLIHLRRGAHLLNVKIEGGPTETCLVKDVQFGYLGDNVVHLDFTRVDLEEEVEVAVHLHFVGQPEEAKKPGAVLNTHMTELEVICKAGEIPSEIKVDLSKMVGETLTVADLVLPPGVRAAESPESFVVHITFVAEEEAVGEQAEVAGAAEPEVITEKKAEPAAEE, encoded by the coding sequence ATGGCACACGAGACACCCACCATCACCGCCCACACGCGCGACCGGCTCGGTACGCGCTACGCAAGACGGCTGCGCTCCGCCGGCCGCCTGCCCGCCGTGATCTACGGCCACCAGCAGGATCCCATCTCCGTCAGCGTGGACGAGAAGGAGACGCTCATCCATCTGCGGCGCGGCGCGCACCTGCTCAACGTCAAGATCGAGGGAGGCCCCACCGAAACCTGCCTGGTGAAGGACGTGCAGTTCGGCTACTTGGGCGACAACGTCGTGCATCTGGACTTCACCCGGGTGGACCTGGAGGAAGAGGTCGAAGTGGCCGTCCACCTGCACTTCGTGGGCCAGCCGGAAGAGGCCAAGAAGCCCGGCGCGGTGCTCAACACCCACATGACCGAACTCGAAGTCATCTGCAAGGCCGGTGAGATTCCCTCCGAGATCAAGGTCGACCTGAGCAAGATGGTCGGCGAGACGCTCACGGTGGCCGACCTGGTGCTGCCGCCCGGCGTGCGGGCGGCGGAAAGTCCCGAGTCCTTCGTCGTCCACATCACCTTCGTGGCCGAGGAGGAGGCGGTGGGCGAGCAGGCCGAGGTCGCCGGCGCCGCCGAGCCGGAGGTCATCACCGAGAAGAAGGCCGAACCCGCCGCCGAGGAGTGA
- the pheS gene encoding phenylalanine--tRNA ligase subunit alpha, whose amino-acid sequence MLDAVNELEREGLAALESAGDAEALEAWRIRFLGTNGRLKALMPMLKDVPRDEKPLVGKRLNEVKAALEGAFEQRRQAVGRPAMSGPAIDVTEPGLEQGLGRRHILSRTIDEITDVFARMGFAIAEGPEVEDEWHNFTALNIPENHPARESTDNFYMGGGRLLRTQTSTVQIRAMEKSPPPIKVIACGRVYRPDTHDATHFSMFHQVEGLYVDRGVSMVDLKTTLFQFARSYFGPEAEVRMRPSFFPFTEPSAEVDMKMQVKGQWQWVELGGCGMVDPNVFRAVGYDPEQWTGFAFGLGIERIAMRRYGIPDIRWLFENDARFLRQF is encoded by the coding sequence ATGCTCGACGCGGTCAATGAACTGGAACGTGAGGGGCTTGCCGCTCTTGAGTCAGCGGGCGATGCGGAGGCGCTCGAGGCCTGGCGCATTCGGTTCCTGGGCACGAACGGCCGACTCAAGGCCCTGATGCCCATGCTCAAGGACGTGCCCAGGGACGAGAAGCCGCTCGTGGGCAAACGGCTCAACGAGGTCAAGGCCGCGCTGGAAGGAGCGTTCGAGCAGCGGCGTCAGGCGGTCGGACGCCCCGCGATGAGCGGACCCGCCATTGACGTCACCGAGCCGGGGCTGGAGCAGGGGCTGGGGCGACGGCACATTCTCAGTCGAACGATCGACGAGATCACCGACGTCTTTGCGCGCATGGGCTTCGCAATCGCCGAAGGCCCTGAGGTCGAGGATGAGTGGCACAACTTCACGGCGCTGAACATTCCCGAGAACCACCCGGCGAGGGAGTCGACGGACAACTTCTACATGGGAGGCGGGCGGCTTCTGCGCACGCAGACGTCCACGGTGCAGATACGCGCCATGGAGAAGTCACCGCCGCCCATCAAGGTCATCGCCTGCGGACGCGTCTACCGACCGGACACGCATGACGCCACGCACTTCAGCATGTTCCACCAGGTGGAGGGGTTGTACGTTGATCGGGGCGTGTCGATGGTGGACCTGAAGACGACGCTGTTTCAGTTCGCGCGTTCATACTTCGGCCCGGAGGCGGAAGTGCGCATGCGGCCCTCGTTCTTCCCCTTCACCGAGCCGTCCGCGGAAGTGGACATGAAGATGCAGGTGAAGGGGCAATGGCAGTGGGTGGAGCTGGGGGGGTGCGGCATGGTTGATCCCAACGTCTTCCGCGCCGTCGGATATGACCCGGAGCAGTGGACCGGCTTCGCCTTCGGGCTGGGCATCGAGCGCATCGCCATGCGGCGCTATGGCATTCCCGACATCCGCTGGCTGTTCGAGAACGACGCCAGGTTTCTGCGTCAGTTCTGA